The Rahnella aquatilis CIP 78.65 = ATCC 33071 genomic sequence AATGGACAGTGCATGTGTGGCGACGGTGCGCGCAGCGACATGCAGCACGAACGGCGTCAGTTCACCGGCCAGTTTGTACAGCGTCGGGATCATCAGTAACAGACCCTGCGACGAGGTGAATGAAGTTGATAACGCGCCGGTTTGCAATGCGCCATGCACGGTGGAAATCGCACCGGCCTCCGACTGCATTTCCATTACCGTCGGGACATCGCCCCATAGATTTCTCTTCCCTTCGCCTGACCAGGCACCGGCAATTTCGGCCATGGTAGAACTGGGGGTGATCGGATAGATGGCAATCACCTCGTTGGTGCGATAAGCCACGGAAGCAACTGCGTTATTACCGTCAGTGGTGATCATGGAAGGCCCTTTTTGCTTTGCTCACAATGGCCGCCAGAGGAAAAATAGTTTTGCTGGCGAGAATGTGAAAAGCTTAGCAGAGGGCCGATTAATCGATTTATCCTGATTGTGTGCAGGGCTATTTCGGTTGTTATTTGAAGCGGTTACTGAATAACCCAAAGCACCAGGATTATTATTAGCTGTCGTGCAGAAGCCGGTTCGGGACAGCGGCTAAACAGGGTGCGTGAAGGGCGCGCGCGATGATTAATGAATATCTTTCGACAAATTCCGTCAGCATATAAGCGCCTCATCATTATATTTTCCCATGAATACAGGGGGAAAAGCGGTTAATTACGGTTGGTTTTATGAATTAAAGAAATAACCGGCCGAAATAAAATGTGTCTGAGTGTTTAAATTTGAGATTATTTTAGGAAAAAGTTGATGTTATTTTGCCGAAAGGCTCGACGCAGGCGAAAAACGTCGGATATGATGGCGATTCGCAAGAAATCCCCGTTATATTCAGGAGCAGGACAGATGATCACTGCGTTTCGCGTGTTACTGGCCGCCGGTGTGCTGGTGTTATCCGCATGCAGCAGCCATGACGATTCGGCTGACGTTCCACAAAAAGGCAACAGTGTTAATATCGGACAACGTACCGTTAATATGGACAGCCCGGCGTATGCAGCCTGTTCAATGGCGGGCGGGCAATTGCGCATGGCGCCGCAACTTGATGGCAGCCGCGTTGGCATGTGTTCGATGGCTAACGGTCGTCAGTGCTCGGAAAGTGCGTTGATGCAGGGTGTGTGTAAAGCCTGATAAGCGCCAGACAGGGGTCTGGCGTTTTTGCATTTTATTAACACGGCAGAAAATAACGCGGCAAAAAATTGCGCGCTTACCTCCGGTCTTTCAGACGATAAACCAACTGGTGTTTACCTTGTGTCAGGGTCAGTTTGTTTTCCTGCAAGGTCAGCGCCGCGCCGTTATTTAGCACATCGCTTATCACGTGATCCCACTTATTCAGGTTTTCATCCGGACACAACATCATAGTGGACGCCAGTCCTTTCACGGTCAGTACGTTGTTATGCAACTGGCCCTGGCCCATGAAGTTATTACACATCTTGCCGGAAACGTGCATGTTTGAGCCGAACTCAATGTCCGGTATGCGCCCTTGTGCAGCAGGGACCGTCTGACCATCAACGCTCAGCAATTCAAAACGGTGATGCTGCAAATCGGTCTGCTTTACGGTGGTATTCTGATTCATGCTGCAGGCCCCCAGGGTCATCGCGGCGGCCAGAACAAACAGTGACTTCTTCATCTTCTCTCCTGAGAAATATTCCTTTAACATTTGTCATGTCGATATATTCAACTGATTTATGCGACATTTTCGGGGATATTATAGCGTGAATGAGTTGCGAATTTAAAGCCTGCCATATTCCTGTCGTCATCTCCCCATCATAAAAACGTCATTTTAGCCCGCTAGGTTATGCCCATCACAGGTCAGAGAGACTTACAGCGGCATGAGCTTTTTATCACTCCGTCACATTCGCAAATCCTGGGGGACTAAAGTCGCCCTCAATGACATCAGTTTTGATGTAGAAGAGGGGGATTTTATCGCCTTGCTCGGCCCCTCGGGCTGCGGGAAATCGACGTTACTGCGCACCATCGCCGGGCTGGAAACGGCACAAAGCGGTACGTTGTATTTTCAGCAATCCGATGTCACGTCGCTGGCACCTTCACAGCGCAAGCTGTCGATGGTGTTTCAGTCTTACGCATTATTCCCGCACATGAATGTCCGCGAAAATCTGCTTTTCGGGCTGCGCGCGCGCGGTGAAGACAAGCAACATTTTGCGGCGCGGCTGGCGGACGTCAGTAAGTTGATGGAACTGGAGCCGCTGCTCGACCGGTTGCCTTCACAGCTTTCAGGCGGTCAGCAACAGCGCGTGGCGCTGGGCCGGGCGGTGATCGCCAATAACAGGCTGTGCCTGATGGATGAGCCGCTTTCTAATCTTGACGCCAAGCTGCGCCAGAGTATGCGCCGCGAAATCCGTGCGATTCAGAAAAAGCTCGGCCTGACCCTGTTGTATGTCACGCACGATCAGACCGAAGCGATGAGCATGGCCGACAAAATCATCCTGCTCAACGATGGCTGCATTGAGCAGCACGACACGCCGGACAACCTATATAACAACCCGACCAGCATTTTTGCCGCGCAATTTATCGGTGCGCCGCCGATGAATATTCTGCCGCTCGAACGCCGCGGTCAGCATCACTATCTCGCCGGTACGCCGCTGCCGGTGCTGGAAAATATCAACGAAGACGCCCTGAGTCTCGGCCTGCGCGCCGAAGATATTCAACTGATTTCGCCTGAACACGCCAGCCTGACCGCGCAGGTCGTCAGCCATGAATACATGGGTGCGGATACGCTTGTGGCCTGCGCGCTGGCCGGATATCCGGAGCTGCTGACTGTGAAAGTTGCGGGCATGAAGCGCTTTGCCGACGGCCAGAACGTCGGGCTGCAATGGATCACGGGCGCACAATATTTTTTCATCACAGCAGACGGAAAACGCTGCTTCCACGCTGAGCAATCCTGTTTGCAGTCAGATCAGAGAGTTGCCGTGTAGTGGTCAATTTTTGCTGTTATTGACTTTTTCTGACTCATACAACACCTATTGCCGAAGGGAAAACTATGTCACCTGTTCACCGTTTTTCACGTCTTGCTACCGCCGTTCTGCTTATCACCGGAACCTCTGCTTTTGCGGCAGATCCGGTGAAATTACAAATGTATTACCCGATTGCTGTCGGAGGGAAAATCAGTCACACGGTGGATACGCTGGTAGAGGATTTCCAGAAAACGCACCCTGATATCAGCATTCAGCCGGTATACACCGGTGATTACGCCACGACAGTCACCAAAGCGCTTACGGCATTCCGTGGCGGCAATGCCCCGCAAATTGCGGTGATCGGCGATATTGAAGCCTATTCCCTGATCGACGCGGGCGCGATTTTGCCGGTCAGCGATCTGGCGAATGACGCAGACGGCAAAAAATGGATCGACGGTTTCTATCCGGCCTTTATCCGCCATATTCAGGATAAAGTCTGGGGCATCCCGTTCCAGCGTTCGACGGTGGTGTTGTACTGGAACAAGCAGGCATTTGAGAAGGCCGGTCTGAACGGCGATACGCCGCCTGCCAACTGGCAGCAGGTGGTCGATTTCGGTAAAAAACTGGTGGTGCGTGACGGTTCAGAAGTGAAGCAGTGGGGCATTGAAATCCCCTCAACGCCGAACGGTTACTGGAATTTCCAGGGGATCGCGGCCACCAACGGCAGCCATCTGGATAATGGCAAAGGCACCGCGGTAACTTTCGACACGCCAGCCAACGTGGAAGCCCTGCAATGGCTGACTGATCTGGCGCAGAAAGAAGCGGTGTCACCGAAAGGCACTATCGCCTGGGGCACCACGCCGCAGGACTTTATCGACGGCAAAACCGCGATGATGGTCACGACGACCGGCAACCTGACCACCGTGCGTGAGAATGCGAAATTCCCGTTTGGCGTGGCGATGCTGCCGGAGAAAACACAGCGCGGCAGCCCGACCGGCGGCGGCAATCTTTACGTCTTTAAAAACACCACGCCGGAGCAACAGAAAGCGGCGCTGGAATTTATCCGCTGGGTTTCTGCCCCTGAACAGGCAGCGCGCTGGAGTATCGCCACCGGTTATGTCGCCACATCCCCAGCCGCGTGGGAAACCCCGGTCATGCAGGATTACGTGAAACAGGTTCCGCAGGCGCTGGTGGCCCGCGAACAACTGAAATATTCGCAGCCGGAACTCTCGACCTATAACAGCGTGCAAATTCAGGAACTGATGAACCATGCGATTGAAGCGGCGGTGACACAGGCTAAAACACCCGCCGATGCGCTGAGTTCGGCGCAGAAACAGGCTGACCGCCTGCTGAAACCGTATCAGTAAGTAGGAAAAGGAACAGCATGAGCACATTTCACGCGGTCCTTCCGGCCACCCGCACACGCGGGTTGTCATTACAGCTTTACGGCTATTTGTTGCTGTTGCCTGCTTTAGGATTTCTGCTGTTATTTACTCACTATCCGGCGCTGGCAACGGTGTGGGAAAGCCTGTTCAGCGCCGGTCGCAGCGGGCATCCGCCGCAGTTTGTCGGGCTGGATAACTACCGTGCGCTGCTTGACGACGATGTGTTTATGTTGTCGTTACGCAACAATCTGCTCTACGCCCTTATCACCATTCCGCTGTCCGTCGCCCTGGCGTTGCTGATGGCGCTGGCGGTGAACCGCCGTTTGCGCGGCAATGCACTGACCCGCGCCGCTTTCTTTATTCCTTCGCTGTTGCCGATGGTGGCGATTGCCAATCTGTGGCTGTTTTTCTATACGCCGCAACTCGGTTTGCTCAACAAGATGCTGGCGCTGTTTTCGCTGCCCGCGGTTAACTGGCTGGGCGAACCGGGCACGGCACTCTACAGCCTGATGGCGGTTTCAGTCTGGCGTGAGGCCGGATTCTTCATGATTTTTTACCTGGCTGCATTACAGCAAATCGACCCGCGCCTGGCCGAAGCGGCACAAATAGAAGGGGCGTCGCGCCGCTATTTCTTCCGCCGGGTGCAGTGGCCGTTGCTGATGCCGACCACGTTATTTGTGCTGATCAATGCCTCGATGAATGCGTTCAGGATTGTCGATCAGGTGATTGCGATGACCAACGGCGGGCCGAACAACAGCACCAGTTTGCTGCTGTTTTACATCTACCGCACGGCGTTCAGTTACTGGGATTTACCGGCCGCGTCGGCAATGACCGTCGTGTTACTGGTGATCCTCGCCGCCATCGCGCTGATTAAATTCAATCTGCTGGATAAAAGGACGCACTATCAGTGAAACCATTTTCTTTCAGCCGTCTGGTCCTCAATCTCGCCATCTGGCTGGCGGCGTTACTGTGGTTTTTACCGGTGCTGGTCGCGGTCTGGGTGGCCCTTCATCCGGCATCCGTGCAGGGCAGTTTTTCACTGTTTGCACCGCTGACTTTTCAGAATTTCATTAATGCCTGGCAGGCGGCACCGTTTGCCCGCTACTTCATGAATACCACCTTGCTGGTGCTGATGATTGTGGTCTGTCAGCTGATTCTGGCGACACTGGCGGCGTATGCTCTGGTGCGGTTTAAACTCAAAGGTGCCGGATTTATCTTCGCGCTGATCCTGCTGCAACTGATGATAAGCCCCGATGTGCTGATCCTGAATAATTACCAAACCATTGGCGCGCTCGGGTTGCGCGATACGCTGGCAGGCATCGCGCTGCCGTATTTTGCCTCGGCGTTTGCCATTTTCCTGCTGCGCCAGACGTTTAAAAGTATCCCGCTGGTGCTGGAAGAAGCGGCGATTGTCGAAGGTGCCAGCCGGTTTTATATCCTGCGCAAAATCTATATCCCGCTGGCGAAACCGATTTATGTCGCCTTTGCGCTGGTGTCCATCAGCTTCCACTGGAACGATTTTCTCTGGCCGTTAGTGATCACCGATTCAGTCAACGTGCGGCCGGTAACGGTCGGGCTGCAGCTGTTTTCCGCGCCGGAGCAGGGCGTGCAATGGGCGCTGATCAGTGCCGCCACCCTGATGACGGTGTTGCCGCTGCTGGTGCTGTTCCTGATATTTCAGCGTCAGTTTGTTCAATCCTTTATGCGGGCAGGGATCCGATAAGATCCCGACAGGAGAATGTTATGACCGTCACTACGTTATCCCCTTTGTTATCCGAACGGCAGGAACAGGCGCTGGGCAATGTGAGTTCGTTTTATCAGTTGCCGGAAGTTCACGACGCGCTGGTCAACGGCGCACGGCTGCGTTTCGGGCTGATTGCTGACCCGCAGTATGCTGATGCCGATCCCCAGAAAATCCGTTATTACCGCAACAGCCTGAATAAACTGGCCACCGCCATCAATGAACTGAATGATTTAAAGCTCGATTTTGTGGTCACGCTGGGTGATCTGGTGGACCGCGACTGGAGCAGTTTTCAGGCGGTTCTTGATTGTTATGACACGCTGCGCCACCCGCATGCGGCGGTGATCGGCAACCACGACGCGCAGGTAATCTCCGAGCATCTCGGGGCGCAGAAACCGGCTATCGGATTACCGAAAAGTTATTATTCGTTCAGTTTGCCGGGCTATCGTTTTCTGGTCATCGACGGTAACGACGTCAGTTTGTATTGCAACCACGCCAATGCCGATGACCGCCAGTTAGCAGAATATATGCTGGAAGAACTGACAGAATGTCAGCAGTCGCAGGCGCAGCCATGGAACGGTGCGGTCGGACCGAAACAGCTTGAATGGATTGAGAAAAACTTGCTTGAGGCGCGTGAGCAGTGCGAGGTGGTACTGGTTTTCGGCCATTATCCGCTGACACCGGTTAACAGCCACAACCTGTGGAATTGTGAAACGCTGGTGGAATTGCTGTGCCGTTACGACGTTCGCGCCTATTTCGCCGGTCACGATCACCGTGGTGGTTATGACCGTGTGGGCAATACTGATTTTATTACCCTGAAAGGCATGGTCGACGGCGAAAGCAGCCTGCCATTTTCCTCGGTCACGCTGGCTGATGACGTGCTGACCCTCACCGGTTACGGCACGGAAATCAGCCGGGTGCTGAGCCGCTGAGTGTATTTCAGCACGGCGGCAGAAAGTAAAAAGGCTCACCGGAGTGAGCCTGGGAAGCCAGACTGTGTTTACGCGGTCAGAGCAGATTCGGGCAGGCCACACCTTTTGCCAGTTGATCAATATTCAACAGCGTCGTTTCTGAAATGCTGGTTAACGCATCGCTGGTCAGGAAGGCCTGATGGCCGGTGAACAGCACGTTGTGGCAGGACGACAGGCGGCGGAACACGTCGTCAAGGATCACTTCGTTAGAATTGTCTTCAAAGAATAAGTCACGTTCATTCTCATAAACGTCCATGCCCAGTGCGCCAATTTTTTGCTTTTTCAGCGCATCAATAGCCGCAGTGGCATCCAGCAATCCACCACGGCTGGTGTTCACGATCATCACGCCGTCTTTCATTTTAGAGAACGCTTGTGCATTGAGCAGATGGTGGTTTTCCGGTGTCAGCGGGCAGTGCAGGGAAATGACATCAGATTCGGCATACAGCGTATCCAGGTCGACATATTCTGCGCCGAGTTCGAGGGCCAGCGGGCTGGGATACGGATCAAACGCCAGAATGCGCATGCCGAAACCTTTCAGGATCCGCATCGCCGCTACGCCAATTTTACCCGTGCCGATAATGCCTGCGGTGCGCTGATACATGTTAAAACCGATCAGGCCTTCCAGTGAGAAGTTGGCTTCACGGGTACGTTGATAAGCGCGATGAATGTGGCGGTTAAGACACATCATCATACCCACTGCATGTTCGGCTACCGCTTCCGGCGAATAGGCCGGTACGCGCACCACTGAAATCCCCAGTTCTTTCGCGGCATCTAAATCGACATTGTTAAAGCCCGCACAACGCAGTGCCAGCGTTTTAATGCCCAGAGACGCCAGCTCCTGCAACACTTCGCGGCTGCCATCGTCATTGACAAAAAGACAGACTGCATCGGCACCTACCGCCGTTTTCGCCGTTTGCGGGGTCAGCAGAAAATCGAAAAATTCCAGTTTATAGCCATAATGTTCGTTGACCAGTTCCAGATATTTCCGGTCGTAATTTTTAGTACTGTAGACAGCCACTTTCATGGTGTTTCTCCGCAGTGAGTTTGAATCTCTGGCAAAACGCTTTCCGCATGTTTTATAAGGAATAAACAGTTTCAGAAACAATTCGCAATAGGCCATCAAACTAGCAGAGCGCAGCAAGGCAGACAATTTATCCTGTGCTATTTGATGCAGGTCTTCTGGCATTCCTGTCATCAGTTATTACGCTAATTATGATATCTTGCGGGCGTTTAGACCATTTAGTGAAGCATAAGACAGGGCAAGTCATGAGGAACGGACTGAAGAAAAGCGCGCAGATACTCCTGAGTATAGTGGTGATTATTATGTTGCTGCTGTGGGTGTTATGGAAAACCGTGCCGCGCTGGTTACCCGTTGTCGCCAGCCACTGGCTGCCAGGGGGAACGCAACTGCTGCTGAGCGGTTCGCCACACTGGTCACACGGCGTTCTGCAATTACCGGGCCTGCGCTATCTGGCCGGGGACTGCACGCTCGCGACGGCACGAAATGCCCGCCTCAGTCATAATACCGGCCGCTGGGCGCTGAAGCTTGACGTGCTGACGGCCGACACCGCCTGTCTGGCAAAACTGCCCAACAGCGAAAGTCAGTCAACGCTTTCCCTCGCAGAGATACAGCAAATGCTGCCTGCCGGTGACCTCAGTATCGGCCAGCTTTCCGTGACGCCGTGGCAGCGTTACGCCGCAAATGTGCAGCTCAGCAATCTGGACGGCGTACAACATCTTTGGGTTAACGGCGAGGCCCTGAAACTTGACGCCGTGCTCGACGGTAACCGTCAGCTTGCCATCCGGTCATTCAGTCTGACGCCGCCGGGCAGCACGCAGCCGGTCACGCTCAGCGGTAAACTGCTGCTTCCGGCGAATCTCGATCATTTGCCTGAATCCGGCGAACTGCACGCCGAAATGCAAACCGCGCAGGTGCCACAACCGCTGGACATTACGCTGAGCTGGCAGGCGACCGAAGGCATTCTGACGCTGACCGAAAAGGGCAGCGATCAGCCTCTGGCGATGCTGCCGTGGAAACTCAACAATAACGAATTACAGATTACGCAGGGACAATGGCGCTGGCCTTATGCGACGCAACCGCTGGCCGGGGGCGTAAATCTGACGCTCAGCGACTGGTCACCGGCGTTTGATCAGACCAACCTTACCGCACGGCTGAACGTGCTGACGCAGGGCCACAACGGCAAGGCCAACGTGGTGCTGACGCTCGGGCCGGGACGTATCGGTTTACTCGACAGTGATTTAGGCTTCCGCCTGACCGGTCAGGCAAATTTACAGTCCACCTCCCTGAGTGCGTCATTGCCCGGTCAGCTCAGCGGCTCGGTGCTGAACCCGACGCTTTTGCTGCGCAGCGGTTCGCTGTTACGTGCGTGGGGTAAGCCGACACCGGAACTGACGATCAGCGATGCGCGTTGGCCGCTGGCGGGGGTAAAAGTGTCCGCAGAGGGTGTGAGCGGGCCGCTGCAAGCGATCCTCAAAGCCCGTCATCGTTTCTGGGGTGCGTTTGATCTGCATCTCAGCGGCAAATCGCTGGCATTCTGGCCGGATGCCGGACTGTGGAATTTCAATTACTGGGGCAATGGTCATCTGCCGCCGCTGAATGGCCGCTGGGATATGTCCGGCAAAGGGCAGTGGCATGACAACCAGATCAGCATAAATTCGCTCTCGACCGGCTTTGACCGCCTGCATTACGGGCTGGTGGATGTTGATGCGCCACGTCTTACGCTCGAACACCCGTTGGTCTGGAAACGTCCGCCATCCCCCCGCTTCAAACCGCAGTATCCTGATGAGCCGATGGCGTTTAAAGGCGACATCAAACTGGTGGCAAAAAAGATTGCGCTGGCGAACGGCGGCTATCTGCCGCCCGCCACGCTGACGTTACAGCTCAGCGGTGACAGCCCGGACAGTTTCATCATGCGCGGGATGCTGGATGCCAAACCGATCGGTCCGATCCGTCTCAACGGGCGCTGGGACGGCGAGCGGCTGCGCGGGGAAGGCTGGTGGCCGAGACAACAACTGACGGCGTTCCAGACGCTGCTCACGCCGGATCTGAACATCAGGTTACGCGAAGGCACCTTCTACGCGCAGTCGGCATTTTCGGCCGCGCGCGGGCAGGGTTTTGTGGCCGGTGGTCACTGGGTGGTGAAAAACGGTGGCTTCT encodes the following:
- a CDS encoding DUF333 domain-containing protein — translated: MITAFRVLLAAGVLVLSACSSHDDSADVPQKGNSVNIGQRTVNMDSPAYAACSMAGGQLRMAPQLDGSRVGMCSMANGRQCSESALMQGVCKA
- the hslJ gene encoding heat shock protein HslJ: MKKSLFVLAAAMTLGACSMNQNTTVKQTDLQHHRFELLSVDGQTVPAAQGRIPDIEFGSNMHVSGKMCNNFMGQGQLHNNVLTVKGLASTMMLCPDENLNKWDHVISDVLNNGAALTLQENKLTLTQGKHQLVYRLKDRR
- a CDS encoding ABC transporter ATP-binding protein — its product is MSFLSLRHIRKSWGTKVALNDISFDVEEGDFIALLGPSGCGKSTLLRTIAGLETAQSGTLYFQQSDVTSLAPSQRKLSMVFQSYALFPHMNVRENLLFGLRARGEDKQHFAARLADVSKLMELEPLLDRLPSQLSGGQQQRVALGRAVIANNRLCLMDEPLSNLDAKLRQSMRREIRAIQKKLGLTLLYVTHDQTEAMSMADKIILLNDGCIEQHDTPDNLYNNPTSIFAAQFIGAPPMNILPLERRGQHHYLAGTPLPVLENINEDALSLGLRAEDIQLISPEHASLTAQVVSHEYMGADTLVACALAGYPELLTVKVAGMKRFADGQNVGLQWITGAQYFFITADGKRCFHAEQSCLQSDQRVAV
- a CDS encoding ABC transporter substrate-binding protein, which translates into the protein MSPVHRFSRLATAVLLITGTSAFAADPVKLQMYYPIAVGGKISHTVDTLVEDFQKTHPDISIQPVYTGDYATTVTKALTAFRGGNAPQIAVIGDIEAYSLIDAGAILPVSDLANDADGKKWIDGFYPAFIRHIQDKVWGIPFQRSTVVLYWNKQAFEKAGLNGDTPPANWQQVVDFGKKLVVRDGSEVKQWGIEIPSTPNGYWNFQGIAATNGSHLDNGKGTAVTFDTPANVEALQWLTDLAQKEAVSPKGTIAWGTTPQDFIDGKTAMMVTTTGNLTTVRENAKFPFGVAMLPEKTQRGSPTGGGNLYVFKNTTPEQQKAALEFIRWVSAPEQAARWSIATGYVATSPAAWETPVMQDYVKQVPQALVAREQLKYSQPELSTYNSVQIQELMNHAIEAAVTQAKTPADALSSAQKQADRLLKPYQ
- a CDS encoding carbohydrate ABC transporter permease; the encoded protein is MSTFHAVLPATRTRGLSLQLYGYLLLLPALGFLLLFTHYPALATVWESLFSAGRSGHPPQFVGLDNYRALLDDDVFMLSLRNNLLYALITIPLSVALALLMALAVNRRLRGNALTRAAFFIPSLLPMVAIANLWLFFYTPQLGLLNKMLALFSLPAVNWLGEPGTALYSLMAVSVWREAGFFMIFYLAALQQIDPRLAEAAQIEGASRRYFFRRVQWPLLMPTTLFVLINASMNAFRIVDQVIAMTNGGPNNSTSLLLFYIYRTAFSYWDLPAASAMTVVLLVILAAIALIKFNLLDKRTHYQ
- a CDS encoding carbohydrate ABC transporter permease: MKPFSFSRLVLNLAIWLAALLWFLPVLVAVWVALHPASVQGSFSLFAPLTFQNFINAWQAAPFARYFMNTTLLVLMIVVCQLILATLAAYALVRFKLKGAGFIFALILLQLMISPDVLILNNYQTIGALGLRDTLAGIALPYFASAFAIFLLRQTFKSIPLVLEEAAIVEGASRFYILRKIYIPLAKPIYVAFALVSISFHWNDFLWPLVITDSVNVRPVTVGLQLFSAPEQGVQWALISAATLMTVLPLLVLFLIFQRQFVQSFMRAGIR
- a CDS encoding metallophosphoesterase, encoding MTVTTLSPLLSERQEQALGNVSSFYQLPEVHDALVNGARLRFGLIADPQYADADPQKIRYYRNSLNKLATAINELNDLKLDFVVTLGDLVDRDWSSFQAVLDCYDTLRHPHAAVIGNHDAQVISEHLGAQKPAIGLPKSYYSFSLPGYRFLVIDGNDVSLYCNHANADDRQLAEYMLEELTECQQSQAQPWNGAVGPKQLEWIEKNLLEAREQCEVVLVFGHYPLTPVNSHNLWNCETLVELLCRYDVRAYFAGHDHRGGYDRVGNTDFITLKGMVDGESSLPFSSVTLADDVLTLTGYGTEISRVLSR
- a CDS encoding 2-hydroxyacid dehydrogenase; this encodes MKVAVYSTKNYDRKYLELVNEHYGYKLEFFDFLLTPQTAKTAVGADAVCLFVNDDGSREVLQELASLGIKTLALRCAGFNNVDLDAAKELGISVVRVPAYSPEAVAEHAVGMMMCLNRHIHRAYQRTREANFSLEGLIGFNMYQRTAGIIGTGKIGVAAMRILKGFGMRILAFDPYPSPLALELGAEYVDLDTLYAESDVISLHCPLTPENHHLLNAQAFSKMKDGVMIVNTSRGGLLDATAAIDALKKQKIGALGMDVYENERDLFFEDNSNEVILDDVFRRLSSCHNVLFTGHQAFLTSDALTSISETTLLNIDQLAKGVACPNLL
- a CDS encoding YdbH family protein; the protein is MRNGLKKSAQILLSIVVIIMLLLWVLWKTVPRWLPVVASHWLPGGTQLLLSGSPHWSHGVLQLPGLRYLAGDCTLATARNARLSHNTGRWALKLDVLTADTACLAKLPNSESQSTLSLAEIQQMLPAGDLSIGQLSVTPWQRYAANVQLSNLDGVQHLWVNGEALKLDAVLDGNRQLAIRSFSLTPPGSTQPVTLSGKLLLPANLDHLPESGELHAEMQTAQVPQPLDITLSWQATEGILTLTEKGSDQPLAMLPWKLNNNELQITQGQWRWPYATQPLAGGVNLTLSDWSPAFDQTNLTARLNVLTQGHNGKANVVLTLGPGRIGLLDSDLGFRLTGQANLQSTSLSASLPGQLSGSVLNPTLLLRSGSLLRAWGKPTPELTISDARWPLAGVKVSAEGVSGPLQAILKARHRFWGAFDLHLSGKSLAFWPDAGLWNFNYWGNGHLPPLNGRWDMSGKGQWHDNQISINSLSTGFDRLHYGLVDVDAPRLTLEHPLVWKRPPSPRFKPQYPDEPMAFKGDIKLVAKKIALANGGYLPPATLTLQLSGDSPDSFIMRGMLDAKPIGPIRLNGRWDGERLRGEGWWPRQQLTAFQTLLTPDLNIRLREGTFYAQSAFSAARGQGFVAGGHWVVKNGGFWMKDGDLSGLDFSLPYRLQDQVWQLGVKKPVTLRIGEVNNLVKMHNVTADLQGHYPWSEETPLTLSNLGVDMLRGHLSLSALRMPQHDAAVLKLEKINLSELFTALKPKQLAMSGVIYGELPLYVENPQWIIHNGWIKNDGSLTLRLDPQFADAMASGNFANNMVIGLLRYLEISRSDAQVSLDNLGVLTMKAKVDGVNYTDTTHGGDKEKREIDLNYTHEENIYQLWRSLRFGDNLQEWLQQQMSLPADALSKSPSAAGQKKDPTVRKEQ